The proteins below are encoded in one region of Dioscorea cayenensis subsp. rotundata cultivar TDr96_F1 chromosome 18, TDr96_F1_v2_PseudoChromosome.rev07_lg8_w22 25.fasta, whole genome shotgun sequence:
- the LOC120282558 gene encoding patatin-like protein 2, with translation MEKSRSNICQIQAPTYGSLITILSIDGGGIRGIIPAIILSFLESELQKLDGEDARIANYFDVIAGTSTGGLITSMLTTPNEDNRPLFSAKDVKCFYLENSPKIFPQPCGLLAKATKIFKAFWGPIYDGKYLHSLLKDRLGSTRLHETLTNVVIPTFDIKKLHPIIFSSFEVIIASSKDALLSDICIGTSAAPTYLPAHHFQTASPRGTIREFDLIDGGVAANNPALVAIGEVTKEVIKGNPDFLAHKPFDYRKYLLISIGTGSAKVEEKYTAKSASKWGILGWLFSSWSTPLVDVFLQSSADMVDIHISVFFQTLRSECNYLRIEDDTLSGTVSSVDVSTKENLADLVKVGEQLLKKPVSRVNLETGVFEPVGNGEGSNEEALKRFAKILSEERRLREMRSPHVKSPS, from the exons ATGGAGAAATCAAGATCAAATATATGCCAGATCCAAGCACCTACTTATGGGAGTTTGATTACCATTCTAAGCATTGATGGTGGAGGAATAAGAGGAATTATCCCTGCCATTATCCTTAGCTTCTTGGAATCTGAACTTCAG AAACTTGATGGAGAGGATGCTCGGATTGCAAACTATTTCGATGTAATTGCGGGAACAAGCACAGGTGGTCTCATTACTTCAATGTTAACGACACCGAATGAAGACAATCGTCCTCTCTTCTCAGCCAAGGATGTGAAGTGTTTCTACTTAGAAAACTCCCCTAAGATTTTTCCACAACCTTG TGGACTACTTGCTAAAgctacaaaaatttttaaagcttTCTGGGGCCCAATATATGATGGAAAGTACCTACATTCCCTCTTGAAGGACAGACTAGGAAGTACAAGATTGCATGAAACTCTAACAAATGTTGTCATTCCAACATTTGATATCAAGAAGCTTCATCCTATCATATTTTCCAGCTTTGAGGTTATTATTGCT AGCTCTAAGGATGCTCTTCTCTCAGATATATGTATTGGAACCTCAGCAGCTCCCACATACCTCCCTGCTCATCATTTTCAAACAGCAAGCCCTAGAGGAACCATACGAGAATTCGATCTCATCGATGGAGGAGTTGCAGCTAACAATcca GCATTGGTTGCAATAGGAGAGGTGACCAAAGAAGTAATCAAAGGAAACCCTGATTTCTTAGCACATAAACCTTTTGATTACCGCAAGTATCTACTGATATCGATCGGTACTGGATCAGCAAAGGTTGAAGAAAAATATACAGCAAAAAGCGCAAGCAAATGGGGCATCTTAGGGTGGTTGTTTAGCAGTTGGTCAACTCCTCTTGTTGATGTTTTCCTCCAGTCAAGTGCCGATATGGTTGATATACACATCTCAGTGTTCTTTCAAACTCTTCGGTCCGAATGCAATTATCTTCGTATCGag GATGATACATTGAGTGGGACTGTATCTTCTGTTGAtgtatcaacaaaagaaaacctagCTGATCTTGTGAAGGTTGGTGAGCAGTTGTTAAAGAAGCCAGTCTCAAGGGTGAACTTGGAGACTGGTGTCTTTGAGCCAGTTGGCAATGGAGAAGGATCAAATGAAGAAGCTCTTAAAAG GTTTGCAAAAATACTCTCTGAAGAAAGAAGGTTACGTGAGATGAGATCTCCACATGTGAAGTCACCTTCATGA